From one Anopheles bellator chromosome 1, idAnoBellAS_SP24_06.2, whole genome shotgun sequence genomic stretch:
- the LOC131215471 gene encoding aminopeptidase N-like has translation MPSFQWVALRLLVPLLFVGSEYTVAQFTTVSQVRHSTSRVDRNRLNLIERPIGGSVSARETEQYRLPNDTIPEAYVLELRSGVHLGDFNYNGRVSVRIRALRTTRSIVLHSSGSRITGVRLQNSDQLHLPIDPYVADPETETITITTGTQLLQGTVYQLIIDFESVLRDDVVGFYRITYPGDEVTGGVRYGAVTQFQAVHARSAFPCYDEPGLRAPFTITIESGFATTVYSNMPVASIKIIGDDTKQTRFQTTPSMPTYLVAFAITDGFASNRVTLVVDSQAPNINMELLAPDSSSASARSFALNRGAEVIRILERHFNQTYDLPKLDQLAVPNMYFAAMENWGLVTYAEAYLLYDEATGTNRDKENVIATIVHEFVHQFLGNLLTPHWWSDLFLSEGFATFYEYYLSAEVEPNIRFKDAFTVEALQTALLVDSASTIRPLSYWIDKPTDIERMFDIISYQKGGSVLRMIHHALGERAFLKGVRHYIQNNKGRSVTPDDLFESLQFGAAEDVALPLSLDVATIMHPWVYQPGYPLVTVQYQSGELVFRQERYTTTVENDSPGDRSTWWIPIRYQVLLDGATSSTDQLWLPQGTSQASILDVALPDGASILVNPQQTGYYRVNYDTDLWLRLIRQLNVNPVALPAASRGQLLDDGCKLYFSDRLDASLFFSLLQYTGAEVDSIPWRVALSNDNLGALRNALVPVASYFDAFARFLVAQINNIFEQLTFDEIPGEPHEFQQLRSVVIEWSCRMGVVTCRTEALTRMLSDFSNTVPVPDYLRESVYCGGMVSATLTDLTSILTRMQVATNRAERSQLIAALGCAENADFHDTFLRSLFENESSYLPGEWYEVLTSVYSKSAVGFAAFNRWLANYPLEILLRFGTDPAFANILVEVTQRQDNVELHYELVQLFMQFQAQ, from the exons ATGCCATCCTTTCAGTGGGTAGCCCTTCGGCTGCTTGTGCCGCTGTTGTTCGTCGGCAGTGAGTATACTGTGGCCCAGTTTACTACAGTGTCCCAAGTTCGGCACAGTACGAGTCGAGTAGACCGCAATCGACTCAACCTCATCGAACGCCCGATCGGCGGAAGTGTGTCGGCTCGTGAGACGGAGCAGTATCGGCTGCCGAACGATACAATACCGGAAGCCTACGTGCTGGAGTTGCGGTCCGGCGTTCATCTGGGAGACTTCAATTACAACGGTAGAGTTTCGGTGCGGATCCGTGCTCTGCGCACCACTCGCTCGATCGTTCTGCATTCCAGCGGAAGTCGCATAACAGGCGTGCGGCTGCAGAACTCCGATCAGCTTCATCTGCCCATCGACCCGTACGTGGCGGATCCTGAGACCGAAACGATTACAATCACTACCGGTACTCAGTTGCTGCAAGGAACCGTTTACCAGCTAATAATAGACTTTGAAAGTGTGCTCCGGGACGATGTCGTTGGCTTCTACCGCATCACCTACCCGGGTGACGAGGTGACCGGTGGCGTGCGTTATGGAGCCGTGACTCAGTTTCAAGCCGTCCATGCTCGGAGTGCGTTTCCTTGCTACGATGAACCCGGCCTGCGGGCACCGTTCACTATCACCATTGAAAGTGGCTTCGCAACGACGGTGTACTCCAACATGCCGGTGGCATCGATTAAAATAAT CGGCGATGACACTAAACAAACGCGCTTCCAAACGACGCCAAGCATGCCAACGTATCTAGTGGCGTTCGCCATCACCGACGGATTTGCCAGCAACCGAGtgacgctggtggtggactCGCAGGCGCCCAACATCAACATGGAGCTTCTGGCACCGGATTCTTCGTCCGCTAGTGCCCGTTCGTTTGCGTTGAATCGTGGGGCCGAAGTTATTCGGATCCTGGAACGTCACTTCAACCAAACCTACGACCTCCCAAAGCTGGACCAGCTGGCCGTGCCGAACATGTACTTTGCCGCCATGGAAAACTGGGGCTTAGTCACCTATGCCGAAGCGTACCTGCTGTATGATGAGGCGACCGGCACGAACCGCGATAAGGAGAACGTCATCGCAACGATTGTGCACGAGTTCGTCCACCAGTTTTTGGGCAATCTCCTCACACCCcactggtggtcggatttgtTTCTTAGCGAGGGGTTCGCCACATTCTACGAGTACTATCTGAGTGCTGAG GTGGAGCCCAACATTCGCTTCAAAGATGCCTTTACAGTTGAGGCCCTGCAGACGGCACTGCTGGTGGACAGCGCCAGCACCATTCGCCCTCTGTCGTACTGGATCGACAAGCCGACCGACATCGAGCGTATGTTTGACATCATTTCCTACCAAAAGGGTGGAAGCGTTTTGCGGATGATTCACCATGCGCTCGGCGAACGTGCCTTCCTCAAGGGTGTGCGCCATTACATTCAAAACAA CAAGGGGCGATCGGTTACACCGGACGATCTGTTCGAATCCTTACAGTTCGGCGCAGCAGAAGATGTGGCCCTTCCGCTCAGCCTCGACGTAGCGACCATAATGCATCCGTGGGTTTACCAACCGGGCTATCCTCTCGTGACGGTTCAGTACCAATCCGGAGAGCTCGTCTTCCGGCAGGAACGTTACACTACGACCGTCGAGAACGACAGTCCGGGCGATCGTAGCACTTGGTGGATTCCCATCCGCTACCAAGTGTTGTTGGATGGTGCAACGTCCAGCACCGACCAGCTGTGGTTACCCCAAGGAACCTCTCAAGCGTCGATCCTGGACGTTGCTCTACCTGACGGTGCTTCGATTCTTGTTAATCCTCAGCAAACTGGCTACTACCGAGTGAACTACGATACGGACCTTTGGCTTCGTCTCATTCGGCAATTGAACGTCAACCCGGTGGCACTACCGGCAGCATCGCGTGGCCAGCTGCTGGACGATGGTTGCAAGCTCTATTTCAGCGATCGCCTAGATGCCTCGCTCTTCTTCAGTTTGCTCCAATACACCGGAGCCGAAGTTGACTCCATTCCGTGGAGAGTAGCGTTGTCGAACGACAATCTTGGGGCGTTACGAAATGCCCTCGTACCCGTGGCGTCATATTTCGACGCCTTTGCG CGCTTCCTCGTGGCTcaaatcaacaacatttttgAGCAACTAACGTTTGATGAAATCCCCGGAGAACCGCACGAATTCCAGCAGCTTCGAAGCGTCGTCATCGAGTGGAGCTGCCGGATGGGAGTGGTCACCTGTCGAACGGAGGCCCTCACTAGAATGCTTAGCGACTTTAGTAACACCGTTCCAGTGCCCGACTACCTCAGGGAAAGTGTGTACTGCGGTGGAATGGTGTCTGCGACGCTTACCGACCTAACCAGCATTCTGACCCGAATGCAAGTTGCAACGAACCGCGCGGAACGGTCACAACTAATCGCGGCCCTGGGCTGTGCGGAAAATGCCGACTTCCATGACACGTTCCTCCGATCTTTGTTCGAAAACGAATCGAGCTACTTGCCTGGAGAGTGGTACGAAGTACTCACATCCGTCTACTCAAAGTCCGCTGTCGGGTTTGCAGCGTTCAATCGGTGGTTGGCGAACTATCCCTTGGAGATATTGCTAAG ATTCGGTACCGATCCAGCCTTTGCCAACATCTTGGTTGAGGTCACCCAACGCCAAGACAACGTGGAGCTGCATTATGAG CTGGTACAACTGTTCATGCAGTTCCAGGCACAATGA
- the LOC131214894 gene encoding aminopeptidase N-like: protein MVRGWTVLSIGLWCLLSGGEQWVLADRPPHKSSGIYEDEIAQSVDESVSIVPAQDVDETYRLPKTSQPIHYDLQLTTEIHRNERTFTGSVAITLEVLVVTDQIVLHNVGLVISTATISSLPDGVGGTPVVIGAVVPVTDTRVAHLQLTAPRTLQPGFYLLEIEYQGRLSTNDDGFYVSSYVDDQGERRYLATTQFESTSARRAFPCYDEPSLKATFAVTIINGALYGAISNMRSISSEVVGDMRTTKFETTPVMSTYLLAFVVSDFLARIQGTHRVYVRGNAFEEATLALDAGSKILTALDTHLGITYAQYMPKMDQIAIPDFAAGAMENWGLVTYREQYLLFKPDVSTYRTKTNIVTTIAHEFAHQWFGNLVSPAWWEFLWLNEGFATLYEYYATELAYPGEHYWELFTTQVIQAAMVPDGLQSTRPMNWNAGTPAEISALFDRVAYPKSGSVLNMMRHVLGENNWTAGLRSYLNSHALNVATDEDLYEGLQSAIQGQGVLPADVTVRQIMRTWTTEPGYPVLSVRRSYDTGELIISQERFYSDRKVPNTNIWMIPYNFVSQSQPDFTNIDFEWLATKAARFPTTIPPTEWIIFNKQQVGYYRVNYDEQNWQLITNALVTNHNSIHRLNRAQLIDDAYWLARSDRLDLRIMWRLMTYLRNELDYSPWAAADVALTYYNNRLRGTDAYGDFSTFVGILIEEVYGTLAINSVAADETLLDKYLKQAISGWACRLEHEDCLSKTKALLSVEANGGVSVHGDIAAVTYCYGMRTAGEAEFQYLYRKMMNSTNLAERTLLIDSLGCSWNKEYLTALLTTALGNVEINYRTDERQRVIQAVYSGSRIGVDTLIDFLMDEAIIAEFVSTLTGSTLNSALSGIASRTNNAEEHAKLEALIVALGPRISETTATNLRNSAQSNLDWVDGFEGLMVTEFLTEYMKELQTTTTEAPSTITTTEASTTTVSTTTTTVATITTTVASTTTDPGTITTPAPDTTTEEVTSTTAEATTESSTSTSTESVTTTLAPTTTTEGAATIHRVSMAAVLLAIGLRWLQ from the exons ATGGTGCGCGGTTGGACAGTACTTTCCATCGGCCTGTGGTGCCTTCTCAGTGGCGGAGAGCAATGGGTATTGGCCGATAGGCCTCCGCACAAGAGCAGCGGGATTTATGAGGATGAGATCGCCCAAAGCGTAGACGAGTCGGTGTCCATTGTGCCAGCGCAGGACGTAGACGAAACCTACCGGCTGCCCAAAACGTCGCAGCCTATACATTATGATTTACAATTGACCACCGAAATTCACCGCAACGAGCGGACGTTTACCGGTTCAGTCGCTATTACACTTGAAGTGCTTGTAGTGACCGACCAGATAGTTCTGCATAATGTGGGTTTAGTAATTTCGACGGCTACTATTTCGTCGCTACCGGACGGAGTGGGCGGTACTCCGGTGGTGATCGGGGCTGTCGTCCCTGTGACGGACACACGAGTAGCTCATCTTCAGCTCACCGCTCCAAGGACCCTTCAGCCAGGATTTTATCTGTTGGAGATCGAGTACCAAGGACGTTTATCGACGAACGACGATGGATTTTACGTTTCTTCGTACGTGGACGACCAGGGAGAGCGCAG ATATCTGGCAACGACGCAGTTCGAATCAACCAGCGCACGCAGAGCGTTCCCCTGCTACGATGAACCCTCCCTGAAGGCCACCTTCGCCGTTACCATTATAAATGGGGCACTTTATGGTGCCATCTCGAACATGCGCAGCATATCCTCCGAAGTTGTTGGAGATATGCGTACGACAAAGTTCGAAACTACGCCGGTGATGTCGACTTATTTGCTGGCATTCGTCGTGTCCGACTTTTTGGCCCGCATTCAAGGAACACACCGCGTCTACGTTCGAGGGAATGCGTTCGAAGAGGCCACTCTTGCACTGGATGCGGGCAGCAAAATTCTGACTGCCCTCGACACCCATCTTGGAATTACGTACGCGCAGTACATGCCGAAGATGGACCAAATCGCGATTCCCGACTTTGCGGCAGGAGCGATGGAAAATTGGGGTCTAGTCACGTACAG ggaacaatatttattgtttaaacCGGATGTGAGCACTTATCgcacgaaaacaaacatcgtGACAACCATAGCGCATGAGTTCGCCCATCAATGGTTCGGCAATCTGGTAAGTCCCGCGTGGTGGGAATTCCTTTGGCTGAACGAAGGGTTCGCCACGCTCTACGAGTATTACGCAACAGAGCTGGCATACCCGGGCGAGCATTACTGGGAGCTGTTCACCACGCAAGTCATACAGGCCGCCATGGTGCCGGATGGTCTGCAGAGTACAAGGCCAATGAACTGGAACGCCGGAACACCGGCCGAAATATCGGCCCTGTTCGATCGCGTCGCCTATCCTAAGT CCGGCAGCGTGTTGAACATGATGCGCCATGTACTCGGCGAAAATAACTGGACTGCGGGTCTGCGATCGTACTTGAACAGCCACGCGCTGAACGTTGCGACGGATGAGGACCTGTACGAGGGGCTACAGTCGGCGATCCAAGGCCAAGGAGTACTGCCGGCAGATGTGACCGTGCGTCAGATCATGCGGACTTGGACGACCGAGCCGGGATATCCGGTGCTGAGCGTGCGCCGCTCGTACGACACCGGTGAGTTGATCATCTCACAGGAACGTTTCTATTCCGACCGCAAAGTACCGAACACGAACATCTGGATGATCCCGTACAACTTCGTAAGCCAGTCGCAGCCCGACTTTACCAACATCGACTTTGAGTGGCTGGCGACGAAGGCTGCGCGATTCCCGACCACCATTCCGCCGACCGAGTGGATCATTTTCAACAAACAGCAAGTCGGTTACTATCGCGTCAACTATGACGAACAAAACTGGCAGCTGATCACGAATGCACTGGTTACGAACCACAACAGCATCCATCGGTTGAACCGTGCCCAGCTGATCGATGATGCGTATTGGTTGGCACGCTCCGATCGATTGGATTTGCGAATAATGTGGCGGCTGATGACGTACCTGCGCAACGAGCTGGATTACTCGCCCTGGGCGGCGGCAGATGTCGCTCTGACTTACTACAACAACCGGCTCCGGGGCACCGACGCGTATGGAGACTTCTCCACGTTCGTGGGCATCCTAATTGAGGAGGTTTACGGCACGCTAGCCATCAACTCGGTGGCGGCCGACGAAACACTGCTGGATAAGTATCTGAAGCAGGCGATCTCGGGCTGGGCCTGCCGCCTCGAGCACGAGGACTGTCTGTCCAAAACCAAGGCACTGCTCTCGGTCGAGGCCAACGGGGGAGTTTCAGTCCATGGGGACATTGCTGCTGTGACCTATTGCTATGGCATGCGCACGGCCGGAGAAGCCGAGTTCCAGTACCTATACCGGAAGATGATGAACTCGACAAATCTCGCCGAACGAACCCTTCTGATCGATTCGTTGGGATGCTCCTGGAACAAGGAGTACCTAACGGCGCTTCTCACGACGGCGCTCGGTAATGTCGAGATTAACTACCGCACGGACGAACGCCAGCGCGTCATCCAGGCTGTGTACTCGGGCAGCCGTATCGGTGTCGACACGCTAATTGATTTCCTGATGGACGAGGCGATCATTGCTGAGTTCGTGAGTACCTTGACTGGGAGCACCCTCAACTCTGCCCTGTCCGGCATAGCAAGCCGTACCAATAACGCCGAGGAACACGCCAAA CTCGAGGCTCTCATCGTTGCACTCGGACCGCGAATCTCGGAGACAACAGCCACCAACTTGCGCAACTCGGCACAGTCCAACCTGGACTGGGTGGATGGCTTCGAAGGGCTTATGGTGACCGAATTCTTGACGGAGTACATGAAGGAGTTGCAAACTACGACAACGGAGGCCCCCAGTACCATTACCACTACCGAAGCCTCCACCACTACcgtgtccaccaccaccactaccgtagccaccatcaccactacCGTGGCCTCCACCACTACCGATCCTGGAACAATCACAACGCCTGCTCCTGATACAACCACCGAAGAGGTCACTAGTACCACTGCTGAGGCCACTACCGAGAGTAGTACGTCCACTTCCACTGAAAGTGTTACGACAACCCTGGCACCGACTACGACTACAGAAGGGGCAGCGACGATCCATCGAGTTTCCATGGCGGCTGTGCTCCTTGCCATCGGTCTCCGTTGGCTGCAGTGA
- the LOC131206011 gene encoding 85/88 kDa calcium-independent phospholipase A2: MLNGLWKNPPIGERDFMQVIQRLLGGDAPPNKVQEVKNESYANLQVLQRNESMRLFAPNPNAPDRKPVYEIVLERPHSETINTSYSLYRAPTQAAAEEKFEAFHQRLPELVKIVREMYNINGLQKICDILIENPSWSLAHIMAHFNLTEYIPNPSIVDFLDYAEYSEMMTPLQVAVKANNLEFVKSLVSMCNVEHLDKNSNSVFHYAASTTKEMINLLTAKSTLNLNHCNADGYTPLHLSCLADKPDCVKALLLAGADTNKMARCAGNSHSKSIPSKPSSSGNVADFLASNPNKLFTQDMKHGGTPLHWSSSREVLNSLIERGCDANLVNFNGQTPLHVMVARDRLECVVALLAHEAEIDVVDNSGNTPLHIAVEKKLMPIVQCLVVFGADINKPNKDGKTPRHMVGRDDNGSKDAMILYILHSVGAKRCPADKATKCPPGCSTGGAYNGVPPAEPETSEQREHIQQVVNIHASTITKPHRNSVPSLVSNAFRQAIHEERPVPEPVKTIDVSQERKGASMMDAILSMFMSKVDSVSKPTSPTSASSSLKGGNLLGDFDVGDEPMLTDEVGETTVAASKASSTETGKAQQRSRTPCEAGSSSGNENSASYVGRGRLLCLDGGGIRGLVLAQMLLEIEQLSQTPISHLFDWIAGTSTGGILALAVGCGKTMKQCMCLYLRMKDQAFVGSRPYPSDQLESVLKEQLGEFTVMTDIKHPRLMVTGVMADRKPVNLHLFRNYECASDIMGIVTPSNNRCTPPPPPCDQLVWRAARATGAAPSYFRAFGRFLDGGLIANNPTLDAMTEIHELNAALHYTGRSAEAVPVSVVVSLGTGLTPVVDLKEIDVYRPGGIWDTAKVAYGISTISTLLVDQATASDGRVVDRARAWCSMIGVPYFRFNPQMSVDIAMDEKIDEPLINMLWEAKAYMHSNRKQVIELINLLK, encoded by the exons ATGTTGAACG GTCTGTGGAAAAATCCTCCAATTGGTGAGAGAGATTTCATGCAAG TGATCCAGCGGCTTTTGGGTGGTGATGCTCCGCCGAACAAGGTGCAAGAGGTCAAGAATGAGTCTTACGCGAATCTGCAGGTGTTGCAGCGCAACGAATCAATGCGGCTGTTTGCACCGAATCCGAATGCACCGGACAGAAAGCCGGTGTACGAAATTGTACTCGAACGGCCACACTCGGAGACGATCAATACTTCCTATAG CTTATATCGTGCTCCAACGCAAGCGGCAGCGGAAGAAAAGTTCGAAGCTTTCCATCAACGATTACCTGAGTTGGTGAAAATAGTGCGGGAG ATGTACAACATTAATGGCTTGCAAAAGATTTGCGACATATTGATCGAAAACCCTTCCTGGTCGTTGGCGCACATAATGGCACACTTCAATTTGACCGAATACATCCCGAACCCCAGTATAGTGGATTTTCTCGATTATGCCGAGTACTCGGAAATGATGACCCCGCTGCAG GTGGCGGTAAAGGCGAACAACTTGGAGTTTGTCAAATCACTGGTCAGCATGTGCAACGTGGAGCATCTCGACAAAAACAGCAACTCAGTGTTTCACTATGCTGCCAGCACTACCaaagaaatgataaat TTGTTAACGGCTAAAAGTACCTTAAATCTCAACCACTGTAACGCCGATGGCTACACACCTCTGCACCTGTCCTGTTTAGCTGACAAACCAGACTGCGTGAAGGCGCTCCTTCTGGCTGGGGCCGATACGAATAAAATGGCTCGCTGTGCCGGCAATTCGCACAGCAAGTCAATTCCATCGA AACCCTCCTCTTCAGGTAACGTGGCCGACTTTCTGGCAAGCAACCCGAACAAGCTCTTTACACAGGACATGAAGCACGGTGGCACTCCTCTGCATTGGAGCTCCAGTCGAGAGGTGTTAAATTCATTAATAGAGCGTGGATGTGACGCGAATCTGGTCAACTTTAATGGCCAGACGCCGCTTCACGTAATG GTGGCCCGCGATCGTTTGGAGTGTGTAGTTGCACTTTTGGCCCACGAAGCAGAGATCGATGTGGTAGATAACAGTGGCAACACACCGCTGCACATCGCAGTAGAAAAGAAGCTGATGCCGATTGTCCAATGTTTGGTGGTGTTTGGCGCCGACATTAACAAACCAAATAAGGACGGCAAAACCCCCCGCCACATGGTCGGAAGAGACGATAACGGCTCTAAGGACGCAATGATACTGTACATTCTCCACTCCGTTGGTGCTAAACGTTGCCCGGCCGACAAAGCTACCAAATGTCCGCCAGGATGTTCGACGGGTGGTGCCTACAACGGAGTTCCACCGGCTGAACCGGAAACGAGTGAACAACGCGAACACATACAACAAGTAGTAAACATACATGCCAGTACGATAACGAAACCGCACCGGAACAGTGTGCCGAGTTTGGTGTCGAACGCCTTTCGACAAGCGATTCACGAGGAACGACCTGTCCCTGAGCCGGTGAAGACCATTGACGTTAGCCAGGAACGGAAGGGAGCGAGCATGATGGATGCGATTCTGTCGATGTTCATGAGTAAGGTGGACAGCGTGTCGAAACCTACGTCACCAACGTCTGCCTCGTCGTCATTGAAGGGTGGCAATCTTCTGGGAGATTTCGATGTTGGGGATGAACCCATGCTGACGGACGAGGTAGGAGAAACAACTGTTGCTGCGTCGAAAGCATCGAGCACTGAAACTGGAAAGGCGCAACAACGGTCACGCACCCCATGTGAAGCTGGTTCGTCTAGTGGCAACGAAAACAGTGCATCATACGTCGGTCGAGGTCGTCTGCTGTGTTTGGATGGTGGCGGAATTCGTGGCCTAGTGTTGGCACAGATGCTGCTAGAAATCGAACAGCTCTCGCAGACACCAATTAGCCATCTGTTCGATTGGATTGCTGGCACCAGCACTGGTGGCATTCTGGCGCTTGCCGTCGGTTGTggcaaaacaatgaaacagtGCATGTGTTTGTACCTAAGAATGAAAGATCAAGCGTTCGTGGGTTCACGACCGTATCCTAGCGATCAGCTTGAAAGCGTTTTAAAGGAACAATTAGGCGAGTTCACCGTCATGACGGACATCAAGCATCCGCGCTTAATGGTGACAGGCGTGATGGCTGATCGGAAACCGGTCAATTTACATCTGTTCCGCAATTATGAATGTGCCAGCGACATCATGGGCATTGTGACGCCTTCCAACAATCGTTgcactccaccaccaccaccttgcGATCAATTAGTTTGGCGTGCGGCACGGGCTACCGGGGCCGCACCGTCGTACTTTCGGGCTTTTGGGCGCTTCCTGGACGGCGGGTTGATTGCGAACAATCCTACGTTGGATGCGATGACAGAGATACACGAACTTAATGCTGCTCTTCATTACACGGGCCGTTCCGCCGAAGCCGTGCCC GTTTCAGTGGTGGTTTCACTGGGTACCGGTTTGACACCGGTTGTGGACTTAAAGGAAATTGATGTGTATCGTCCGGGTGGTATTTGGGACACGGCAAAGGTGGCGTACGGGATTTCCACCATCA GTACTCTTCTGGTTGACCAGGCAACTGCTTCCGACGGGCGCGTGGTGGATCGAGCCCGTGCCTGGTGCAGCATGATCGGAGTACCGTACTTCCGTTTCAATCCGCAGATGTCGGTGGACATTGCAATGGATGAAAAAATTGACGAACCCCTTATCAATATGCTGTGGGAAGCGAAGGCATATATGCACAGCAATCGCAAACAGGTTATTGAACTGATAAACTTATTGAAATAG